A window from Streptomyces subrutilus encodes these proteins:
- a CDS encoding response regulator transcription factor yields MASVLVVEDDQFVRSALIRHLTEASHTVRSVGTALEALREVAHHRFDVVILDLGLPDLDGSEALKMLRGITDVPVIIATARDDEAEIVRLLNDGADDYLTKPFSVEHLSARMAAVLRRSQAAAAEPPSRVLRVGGLAIDPLRRQAELDGAVLDLTRREFDLLAFLAGRPGVVVARRELLAEVWQQSYGDDQTIDVHLSWLRRKLGETAARPRYLHTLRGVGVKLEPPR; encoded by the coding sequence ATGGCAAGTGTGCTCGTGGTCGAGGACGACCAGTTCGTACGTTCCGCCCTCATCCGGCACCTGACCGAGGCCTCGCACACCGTGCGCAGTGTCGGCACGGCCCTGGAGGCCCTGCGCGAGGTCGCCCACCACCGCTTCGACGTGGTCATCCTCGACCTCGGACTGCCCGACCTGGACGGGTCGGAGGCGCTCAAGATGCTCCGCGGCATCACCGATGTCCCGGTGATCATCGCGACCGCGCGCGACGACGAGGCGGAGATCGTCCGGCTGCTCAACGACGGCGCCGACGACTACCTGACCAAGCCCTTCTCGGTGGAGCACCTCTCCGCCCGGATGGCCGCCGTCCTGCGCCGCTCCCAGGCCGCCGCCGCCGAACCGCCCTCGCGCGTCCTGCGCGTCGGAGGGCTCGCCATCGACCCGCTGCGCCGCCAGGCCGAACTGGACGGCGCCGTACTGGACCTGACCCGGCGGGAGTTCGACCTGCTGGCCTTCCTCGCCGGGCGGCCCGGGGTCGTCGTGGCCCGGCGCGAGCTGCTCGCCGAGGTCTGGCAGCAGTCGTACGGCGACGACCAGACCATCGACGTGCACCTGTCCTGGCTGCGCCGCAAGCTCGGCGAGACCGCGGCGCGGCCGCGCTACCTGCACACGCTGCGGGGCGTGGGGGTCAAGCTGGAGCCGCCCCGGTGA
- a CDS encoding HAMP domain-containing sensor histidine kinase: MRWALVKVCLAVTTMVAVAFAVPLGLVVREMASDRAFSNAERQAASIGPTLSITTDPLQLRKAVETTQTGAAGRMAVHLPGTGDGPPVDIGEGRADARAVADTRRIGRAATTGVPGGGSVLLQPTALGSGDIAVVEIFVPRSEVGKGVTTAWAVLAGVALALVVGSVGVADRLGARLVRPAARLADAAHQLGEGRLGARVPEDGPKELRSAAVAFNAMADQVVGLLANERELAADLSHRLRTPLTVLRLNTASLGDGPAAEQTRAAVEQLEREVDTIIRTAREQRPATGPVAAGAGAGCDASEVIRDRMAFWSALAEDEGREVRLAGVDRTVRIPVARPELAAALDAMLGNVFRHTPEGTPFAVDVHDASDAVIVLVSDAGPGIADPDAALRRGNDGGRDGSTGLGLDIVRRVAESTGGDVRLGRSVLGGTEVRVWIGLDGRDRAGSGGDRGRRGRRRRRGD, encoded by the coding sequence GTGAGGTGGGCGCTGGTCAAGGTGTGCCTCGCGGTGACGACCATGGTGGCCGTGGCCTTCGCCGTACCGCTCGGGCTCGTGGTCCGGGAGATGGCCAGCGACCGGGCGTTCTCCAACGCCGAGCGGCAGGCCGCCTCGATCGGGCCGACCCTGTCCATCACCACCGATCCGCTGCAGCTGCGCAAGGCGGTGGAGACCACGCAGACGGGCGCCGCCGGGCGGATGGCCGTCCACCTGCCGGGGACCGGCGACGGCCCGCCCGTGGACATCGGCGAAGGGCGGGCGGACGCGCGGGCCGTCGCCGACACCCGGCGGATCGGACGGGCCGCCACGACCGGTGTGCCCGGCGGCGGTTCGGTGCTGCTCCAGCCTACGGCCCTCGGGTCCGGGGACATCGCGGTGGTGGAGATCTTCGTGCCCCGCAGCGAGGTCGGCAAGGGAGTCACCACCGCCTGGGCGGTCCTCGCGGGCGTCGCACTGGCCCTGGTCGTCGGCTCGGTGGGGGTGGCCGACCGGCTCGGCGCGCGGCTGGTCCGGCCGGCCGCCCGGCTGGCGGACGCGGCGCACCAGCTCGGCGAGGGGCGGCTCGGCGCGCGGGTGCCGGAGGACGGGCCGAAGGAACTCCGTTCGGCGGCCGTCGCGTTCAACGCGATGGCGGACCAGGTGGTCGGACTCCTCGCCAACGAGCGGGAACTGGCCGCCGACCTCTCGCACCGGCTGCGGACGCCGCTGACCGTGCTGCGGCTCAACACGGCCTCCCTGGGCGACGGTCCGGCCGCCGAGCAGACGCGGGCGGCCGTGGAGCAGCTGGAGCGGGAGGTGGACACCATCATCCGTACCGCGCGCGAGCAGCGCCCGGCCACCGGCCCGGTCGCGGCGGGCGCTGGAGCCGGCTGCGACGCCTCCGAGGTGATCCGCGACCGGATGGCGTTCTGGTCGGCGCTGGCGGAGGACGAGGGGCGCGAGGTCCGGCTCGCGGGAGTGGACCGGACGGTGCGGATCCCCGTTGCGCGGCCCGAACTGGCCGCGGCGCTCGACGCGATGCTCGGCAACGTCTTCCGGCACACCCCCGAGGGCACGCCCTTCGCGGTGGACGTCCACGACGCCTCGGACGCGGTCATCGTGCTCGTCTCGGACGCCGGGCCGGGCATCGCCGATCCGGACGCCGCCCTGCGCCGCGGCAACGACGGCGGGCGCGACGGCTCGACCGGACTCGGCCTGGACATCGTGCGCCGGGTCGCGGAATCGACCGGCGGCGATGTCCGGCTGGGGCGGTCGGTGCTCGGGGGGACCGAGGTGCGGGTGTGGATCGGGCTGGACGGGCGCGACCGCGCCGGATCGGGCGGCGACCGGGGCCGACGCGGGCGGCGCAGGCGGCGCGGGGACTGA
- a CDS encoding MarR family winged helix-turn-helix transcriptional regulator, with translation MSTDSPRTGEAWSRAELLARIVTGSQRHYADYSLFNQALADHIGLHPTDLQCVGLLSLESEPVSTGEIARLTGLTSGSATRLVDRMAKAGIVRRHADPHDRRRSLVSLSPEARERIGAAWDTPGRAFGAVLEGYSDAELAVIADYLRRASEVGRAQTERLTSGDTAGPAA, from the coding sequence ATGTCAACCGATTCCCCCCGTACGGGTGAGGCCTGGAGCCGCGCGGAGCTGCTCGCGCGCATCGTCACCGGGAGCCAGCGGCACTACGCCGACTACTCCCTCTTCAACCAGGCCCTGGCCGACCACATCGGCCTGCACCCCACCGACCTCCAGTGCGTGGGCCTGCTCAGCCTGGAGTCCGAACCCGTCAGCACCGGGGAGATCGCCCGCCTCACCGGCCTGACCTCCGGCTCCGCCACCCGGCTCGTCGACCGGATGGCCAAGGCGGGCATCGTCCGGCGGCACGCCGACCCGCATGACCGCCGCCGCTCCCTGGTCTCCCTCTCCCCCGAGGCCCGGGAACGGATCGGCGCGGCCTGGGACACCCCCGGCCGTGCCTTCGGAGCCGTCCTGGAGGGCTACTCCGACGCCGAACTCGCCGTCATCGCCGACTATCTGCGCCGCGCCTCCGAGGTCGGCCGGGCCCAGACCGAACGCCTGACCTCGGGTGACACCGCCGGACCGGCCGCCTGA
- a CDS encoding NAD(P)H-binding protein has product MSILVTGGRGAVARGLTRLLAERSLPYRLGSRAPDTPGAVPCDLRDPATFRGALAGTRSVFLYAEPSAIEAFTQEAVAAGVEHVVLLSSSSVLAPGAADSALAASHRAVEDALAAAPLRTTLLRPGAFASNALGWARSLRSGRPVRLPYPEAHGDPVHEADLAEAALAVLTDPDRAGRAYTLTGPRSLTFAAQLSILGEVLGRPLPHEKVTAGEWKAGVEGHIPGPYADALLDLWAAADGVPVEVTGEVELLTGHPARTFETWAADHAADFGA; this is encoded by the coding sequence ATGTCGATTCTCGTCACCGGCGGCCGCGGCGCCGTCGCCCGCGGTCTCACCCGCCTGCTCGCCGAGCGCTCCCTCCCGTACCGCCTCGGGTCCCGCGCGCCGGACACCCCCGGAGCCGTCCCCTGCGACCTGCGCGATCCCGCGACGTTCCGCGGCGCGCTCGCGGGGACCCGCTCCGTCTTCCTCTACGCCGAGCCCTCGGCGATCGAGGCCTTCACCCAGGAGGCCGTGGCCGCCGGAGTCGAGCACGTCGTGCTCCTGTCCTCCTCCTCGGTCCTCGCCCCGGGCGCCGCCGACAGCGCCCTCGCCGCCTCCCACCGGGCGGTCGAGGACGCCCTCGCCGCCGCACCGCTGCGCACCACCCTGCTGCGCCCCGGAGCCTTCGCGAGCAACGCCCTCGGCTGGGCGCGGTCGTTGAGGTCCGGCAGGCCCGTACGCCTGCCGTACCCCGAGGCCCACGGCGACCCGGTCCACGAGGCCGACCTCGCGGAGGCCGCCCTCGCGGTGCTCACCGACCCGGACCGCGCGGGCCGGGCCTACACCCTGACCGGCCCCCGGTCGCTCACCTTCGCCGCCCAGCTCTCGATACTCGGCGAGGTCCTCGGCCGGCCCCTGCCCCACGAGAAGGTCACCGCCGGGGAATGGAAGGCCGGGGTCGAGGGCCACATACCCGGCCCGTACGCCGATGCGCTCCTGGACCTGTGGGCCGCCGCCGACGGGGTGCCGGTCGAGGTCACCGGCGAGGTCGAGCTGCTCACCGGGCACCCCGCCCGCACCTTCGAGACCTGGGCCGCCGACCACGCCGCGGACTTCGGGGCATGA
- a CDS encoding GH1 family beta-glucosidase, whose protein sequence is MTDTDSGAGLRFPEGFLWGAATAAFQIEGGAELRGPSIWDTFCRTPGKVYGGHTGEVAVDHLRLWREDVRLMAGLGLGAYRFSVSWPRVLSGGIGFYDALVDELLSHGITPSPTLYHWDLPQELEAAGGWPERETAYAFAAYAERVAATLGDRVEMWTTLNEPWCSAFLGYASGIHAPGRTSPADALRAAHHLNLAHGLAAAALPSSARVGIALNPSAVRPLTGSAADLDARRRIDALATRIFTGPLLHGAYPQDLLADTAAVTDWSFLRPGDEALIHQPLGFLGVNYYTPAVVSASPGPGGPRADGHGATAHSPWPAADDIAFHQPPGERTDMDWSIDPTGLHDLLMRFAREAPGLPLLVTENGAAYAPELHDPARIDYLRGHLAAIHRALADGAPVEGYFLWSLMDNFEWSYGYSKRFGIVHVDYDTQARTPRSSAHWYARLARTGVL, encoded by the coding sequence ATGACGGACACGGACTCGGGTGCCGGTCTGCGGTTCCCGGAGGGTTTCCTCTGGGGCGCGGCCACGGCGGCCTTCCAGATCGAGGGGGGTGCCGAACTGCGCGGGCCCTCGATCTGGGACACCTTCTGCCGGACGCCCGGCAAGGTGTACGGGGGCCACACCGGCGAGGTGGCGGTGGACCACCTGCGGCTGTGGCGGGAGGACGTCCGGCTGATGGCCGGGCTGGGGCTGGGGGCCTACCGGTTCTCGGTGTCCTGGCCGCGGGTCCTCTCCGGCGGGATCGGCTTCTACGACGCGCTGGTGGACGAGCTGCTCTCGCACGGCATCACGCCCAGCCCGACCCTCTACCACTGGGACCTGCCGCAGGAGCTGGAGGCCGCCGGGGGCTGGCCCGAGCGGGAGACGGCCTACGCCTTCGCGGCGTACGCGGAGCGGGTCGCGGCGACCCTGGGCGACCGGGTGGAGATGTGGACCACCCTCAACGAGCCCTGGTGCAGCGCCTTCCTCGGCTACGCGTCCGGGATCCACGCACCCGGCCGCACCTCCCCCGCCGACGCGCTGCGCGCCGCCCACCACCTCAACCTGGCCCACGGCCTGGCCGCGGCCGCGCTGCCCTCCTCGGCGCGGGTCGGCATCGCGCTGAACCCGAGCGCGGTACGGCCGCTGACCGGTTCGGCGGCCGACCTCGACGCCCGGCGCCGCATCGACGCCCTGGCGACGCGGATCTTCACCGGACCGCTGCTGCACGGCGCCTACCCGCAGGACCTGCTGGCGGACACCGCCGCCGTCACGGACTGGTCCTTCCTGCGCCCCGGTGACGAGGCGCTGATCCATCAGCCGCTGGGCTTCCTGGGCGTGAACTACTACACCCCGGCCGTGGTTTCGGCCTCCCCCGGTCCCGGCGGTCCGCGCGCCGACGGCCACGGGGCCACCGCCCACTCCCCCTGGCCGGCCGCCGACGACATCGCCTTCCACCAGCCGCCCGGCGAGCGGACCGACATGGACTGGTCGATCGACCCGACCGGCCTCCACGACCTGCTGATGCGCTTCGCCCGCGAGGCCCCGGGCCTGCCCCTGCTGGTCACGGAGAACGGGGCGGCCTACGCCCCGGAGCTGCACGACCCGGCTCGCATCGACTACCTGCGCGGTCACCTGGCCGCCATCCACCGCGCGCTGGCGGACGGTGCCCCGGTGGAGGGCTATTTCCTGTGGTCGCTGATGGACAACTTCGAGTGGTCCTACGGCTACAGCAAGCGCTTCGGCATCGTCCACGTCGACTACGACACCCAGGCCCGCACCCCCCGGTCCAGTGCCCACTGGTACGCCCGGCTGGCCCGGACGGGAGTCCTCTAG
- a CDS encoding carbohydrate ABC transporter permease translates to MRSLRAGKLTYVVLALFTAGSLFPLVWTAIAASRTNTRLAQTPPPFWFGGNLGRNLQMAWTDANMGTALLNTVIVAGTVAAGTVAFSTLAGFAFATLRFRGRRLLMSLVVGTMLIPPQLSVVPLYMLIAQLSWTDRLQAVILPTLVSAFGVFFMRQYLAQALPVELVEAARTDGASSLRVVWHVVFPAARPAMAVLGMLTFVMAWNDFFWPIVALTQSGSPTVQVALTGLGRGYIPDQSVIMAGALLGTLPLLLVFLVFGRQIVGGIMQGAVKG, encoded by the coding sequence ATGAGGTCACTGCGCGCGGGCAAGCTCACCTACGTGGTGCTGGCCCTGTTCACGGCGGGCTCGCTCTTCCCGCTGGTGTGGACGGCCATCGCGGCCTCGCGGACCAATACGCGGCTGGCGCAGACCCCTCCGCCGTTCTGGTTCGGCGGGAACCTGGGCCGCAACCTCCAGATGGCCTGGACCGACGCCAACATGGGCACGGCACTGCTGAACACCGTGATCGTGGCGGGCACCGTCGCCGCCGGCACGGTGGCCTTCTCCACGCTGGCGGGTTTCGCGTTCGCCACACTCCGCTTCCGGGGACGCCGGCTGCTGATGTCGCTGGTGGTCGGGACGATGCTGATCCCGCCACAGCTGAGCGTGGTCCCGCTGTACATGCTGATCGCCCAGCTGTCCTGGACGGACCGGCTCCAGGCGGTGATCCTGCCGACGCTGGTCTCCGCCTTCGGGGTGTTCTTCATGCGGCAGTACCTGGCGCAGGCCCTGCCGGTGGAGCTGGTGGAGGCGGCGCGCACCGACGGGGCGAGCTCGCTGCGGGTCGTGTGGCACGTGGTGTTCCCGGCGGCCCGGCCGGCGATGGCGGTGCTGGGGATGCTGACCTTCGTGATGGCCTGGAACGACTTCTTCTGGCCGATCGTCGCGCTGACGCAGAGCGGCAGCCCGACGGTGCAGGTGGCTCTGACCGGGCTGGGCCGGGGGTACATCCCCGACCAGTCGGTGATCATGGCGGGCGCCCTGCTGGGGACGCTCCCGCTGCTGCTGGTGTTTCTCGTCTTCGGCCGCCAGATCGTCGGCGGCATCATGCAAGGGGCGGTGAAGGGATGA
- a CDS encoding carbohydrate ABC transporter permease, with amino-acid sequence MSPSAAGSRQPAAEGGGRGQVWRSRRYRWDLRWSPYAFVAPFFLFFAAFGLFPLLYTGWAALHQVELTDPSAMTWVGLKNFTRLWEDEFFWNALRNTVTIGLLSTVPQLAVALGLAHVLNYRLRGSAFFRVAVLTPYATSVAAATLVFVLLFGRDYGMVNWALSAVGFDAVDWQNGTFASQLAVSTIVIWRWTGYNALIYLAAMQAVPGELYESAALDGASRWQQFRHVTVPALRPTIFFTCVVSTIGATQLFGEPLLFNGGAGATGGSDHQFQTLGLYLYEQGWVNLHLGRASAIAWAMFLILLLIAGAARLLRGRGDAR; translated from the coding sequence CTGTCCCCTTCCGCCGCCGGCTCCCGGCAGCCGGCGGCGGAGGGGGGCGGCCGCGGGCAGGTGTGGCGCTCGCGCCGCTACCGGTGGGACCTGCGCTGGAGCCCGTACGCCTTCGTGGCGCCCTTCTTCCTGTTCTTCGCCGCCTTCGGGCTCTTCCCGCTGCTGTACACGGGCTGGGCGGCGCTGCACCAGGTGGAGCTGACCGACCCGAGCGCCATGACGTGGGTGGGTCTGAAGAACTTCACCCGGCTGTGGGAGGACGAGTTCTTCTGGAACGCGCTGCGCAACACCGTCACCATCGGGCTGCTGTCCACGGTGCCGCAGCTTGCCGTCGCCCTCGGGCTGGCCCACGTGCTCAACTACCGGCTGCGCGGCTCGGCCTTCTTCCGGGTCGCGGTGCTCACCCCGTACGCGACGTCGGTGGCGGCCGCGACGCTGGTCTTCGTGCTGCTGTTCGGCCGGGACTACGGGATGGTCAACTGGGCGCTGTCGGCGGTCGGTTTCGACGCGGTGGACTGGCAGAACGGCACCTTCGCCTCCCAGCTGGCGGTCTCCACGATCGTGATCTGGCGGTGGACCGGGTACAACGCGTTGATCTACCTGGCGGCCATGCAGGCGGTGCCGGGCGAGCTGTACGAGTCGGCCGCGCTGGACGGGGCCTCGCGCTGGCAGCAGTTCCGCCACGTGACGGTGCCCGCGCTCCGGCCGACGATCTTCTTCACCTGCGTGGTGTCGACGATCGGGGCGACCCAGCTGTTCGGGGAGCCGCTGCTGTTCAACGGCGGAGCGGGTGCCACGGGCGGCTCGGACCACCAGTTCCAGACGCTCGGGCTGTACCTGTACGAGCAGGGCTGGGTCAACCTGCACCTGGGGCGGGCCTCGGCCATCGCGTGGGCGATGTTCCTGATCCTTCTGCTGATCGCGGGCGCGGCGCGGCTGCTGCGCGGACGGGGGGACGCGCGATGA
- a CDS encoding extracellular solute-binding protein: MRAHARARRTLITVGTAVGAAALLLSGCAQDPEGKPEPGASADGKGKTTLTVGVFGAFGLQEAGLYDDYMAQNPGVRIEQTSIERNENYYPQLLTHLGTGSGLADIQAVEVNNIAEITATQADKLVDLGRAPGVDKAAYLPWKWAQGTAKNGSTVALGTDIGPQGICYRKDLFAAAGLPTDRAAVGALWAGDWGKYLEAGKAYKAKAGDGKAFVDSASGVMAAVTGSSAQRFYDEQGKVVYKANPAVRGAFDLAASFATEGLSAKLQQFTPAWDQGFSNGTFATVSCPAWMLGYIQDKAGPAGKDKWDVAAAPKPSNWGGSFLVVPKAGKRAEEAAKLAAWLTAPEQQAKLFEKRGSFPSASGAYRLPAVSGARHAYFGGAPIGEIFARAAEGVPVTVIGPKDLVIAQNLADIGMLQVDQKGRSPQEGWDAAVKAIDNALDQ, encoded by the coding sequence ATGCGAGCCCACGCCCGAGCCCGAAGAACCCTCATCACGGTAGGCACAGCGGTGGGAGCGGCGGCGCTGCTGCTCTCCGGGTGCGCACAGGACCCGGAGGGCAAGCCCGAGCCGGGCGCCTCTGCCGACGGCAAGGGGAAGACGACGCTGACCGTCGGGGTCTTCGGTGCCTTCGGCCTCCAGGAGGCCGGGCTCTACGACGACTACATGGCGCAGAACCCCGGGGTCCGCATCGAGCAGACCTCCATCGAGCGCAACGAGAACTACTACCCGCAGCTCCTGACCCACCTGGGCACCGGCAGCGGACTCGCCGACATCCAGGCCGTCGAGGTCAACAACATCGCCGAGATCACCGCCACCCAGGCGGACAAGCTCGTCGACCTGGGCAGGGCGCCGGGCGTGGACAAGGCGGCGTACCTGCCGTGGAAGTGGGCCCAGGGCACGGCGAAGAACGGCTCCACGGTCGCCCTCGGCACGGACATCGGCCCGCAGGGCATCTGCTACCGCAAGGACCTCTTCGCGGCGGCCGGGCTGCCCACCGACCGGGCGGCCGTCGGGGCGCTGTGGGCGGGCGACTGGGGCAAGTACCTGGAGGCCGGCAAGGCGTACAAGGCGAAGGCCGGGGACGGGAAGGCCTTCGTGGACTCGGCGTCGGGCGTGATGGCGGCGGTGACCGGCAGCAGCGCCCAGCGGTTCTACGACGAGCAGGGAAAGGTCGTCTACAAGGCCAACCCTGCGGTCCGCGGGGCCTTCGACCTGGCGGCCTCGTTCGCCACGGAGGGGCTGAGCGCGAAGCTCCAGCAGTTCACCCCGGCCTGGGACCAGGGCTTCTCGAACGGGACCTTCGCCACGGTCTCCTGCCCGGCCTGGATGCTCGGGTACATCCAGGACAAGGCCGGTCCGGCGGGCAAGGACAAGTGGGACGTGGCGGCGGCGCCCAAGCCCAGCAACTGGGGCGGCTCCTTCCTCGTGGTGCCCAAGGCGGGCAAGCGGGCCGAGGAGGCGGCGAAGCTGGCGGCCTGGCTGACGGCCCCGGAGCAGCAGGCGAAGCTCTTCGAGAAGCGCGGCAGCTTCCCGAGCGCGAGCGGCGCCTACCGGCTGCCCGCGGTGTCGGGCGCACGGCACGCCTACTTCGGCGGCGCTCCCATCGGCGAGATCTTCGCGCGGGCGGCGGAGGGGGTGCCGGTGACGGTGATCGGCCCGAAGGACCTGGTGATCGCGCAGAACCTGGCGGACATCGGGATGCTCCAGGTCGACCAGAAGGGCCGCAGTCCCCAGGAGGGCTGGGACGCCGCGGTGAAGGCGATCGACAACGCACTGGACCAGTGA
- a CDS encoding LacI family DNA-binding transcriptional regulator gives MNGHGRGGGRPTLEEVAARAGVGRGTASRVINGSSKVSEHTRVAVEAAVAELGYVPNRAARALAANRTDAIALVIPEPEARFFAEPYFSEVVRGVGAALAETDVQLVLTLAGSDRERRRLAQYLSGHRVDGVLLVSVHAGDPLPELLAELGIPTVISGRRSAAETLPSVDSDNLAGAADAVRHLVERGRTAIATITGPPDVYGAQCRLVGYRQALAAAGHPADELLVAVGDFTEDGGRRAMRELLERRPALDAVFAASDVMAAGARRELRAAGRRIPQDVALVGFDDSVVARHMDPPLTSVRQPIEEMGRTMARVLLERIAAGPERGDGAGGAAVVLPNRLVVRESS, from the coding sequence ATGAACGGGCACGGGCGCGGCGGGGGACGGCCGACCCTTGAGGAGGTCGCGGCACGCGCCGGAGTCGGGCGCGGCACGGCCTCCCGGGTGATCAACGGCTCCTCCAAGGTCAGCGAGCACACCAGGGTCGCCGTGGAGGCGGCCGTCGCCGAGCTCGGGTACGTGCCGAACCGTGCGGCGCGGGCGCTGGCCGCCAACCGGACCGACGCCATCGCGCTCGTCATTCCCGAGCCCGAGGCGCGCTTCTTCGCCGAGCCGTACTTCTCCGAGGTGGTCCGCGGAGTCGGCGCCGCCCTCGCCGAGACCGACGTCCAGCTCGTCCTCACCCTGGCCGGCAGCGACCGCGAGCGGCGCCGGCTGGCCCAGTACCTCTCCGGCCACCGCGTCGACGGGGTGCTGCTGGTCTCCGTGCACGCCGGGGACCCGCTGCCCGAGCTGCTGGCCGAGCTCGGCATCCCGACGGTGATCAGCGGCCGCCGCTCGGCCGCGGAGACCCTCCCGAGCGTGGACTCCGACAACCTCGCCGGCGCCGCCGACGCGGTGCGCCACCTCGTGGAGCGCGGGCGCACGGCCATCGCCACCATCACCGGCCCGCCCGACGTGTACGGGGCCCAGTGCCGCCTGGTCGGCTACCGGCAAGCCCTCGCCGCCGCCGGGCACCCGGCCGACGAGCTGCTGGTCGCGGTCGGCGACTTCACCGAGGACGGCGGCCGCCGGGCCATGCGCGAGCTGCTGGAGCGCCGGCCCGCGCTGGACGCGGTCTTCGCCGCCTCGGACGTCATGGCGGCCGGCGCCCGCCGGGAGCTGCGCGCGGCCGGCCGGCGCATCCCGCAGGACGTGGCGCTGGTCGGCTTCGACGACTCGGTGGTCGCCCGGCACATGGACCCGCCGCTGACCAGCGTCCGCCAGCCGATCGAGGAGATGGGCCGGACCATGGCCCGGGTGCTGCTGGAGCGGATCGCGGCCGGCCCGGAGCGCGGGGACGGCGCGGGCGGCGCGGCGGTGGTGCTCCCGAACCGGCTCGTGGTCCGCGAGTCCTCCTGA
- the orn gene encoding oligoribonuclease, translating to MNDRMVWIDCEMTGLSLTDDALIEVAALVTDSELNVLGEGVDIVIRPPDAALETMPDVVRTMHTSSGLLDELAGGTTLADAEAQVLAYVREHVKEPGKAPLCGNSVGTDRGFLLRDMAALESYMHYRIVDVSSVKELARRWYPRAYFNSPPKNGNHRALADIKESIAELRYYREAVFVPQPGPDSDTAKAIAARHVVPGA from the coding sequence ATGAACGATCGCATGGTGTGGATCGACTGCGAGATGACCGGGCTCTCGTTGACGGACGACGCACTTATCGAGGTGGCCGCACTGGTCACCGACTCGGAGCTCAACGTGCTCGGCGAAGGCGTGGACATCGTGATCCGCCCGCCGGACGCGGCCCTGGAGACCATGCCCGACGTGGTGCGCACGATGCACACCTCCTCCGGCCTGCTCGACGAACTGGCCGGCGGGACCACCCTCGCCGACGCGGAGGCACAGGTCCTGGCCTACGTACGGGAGCACGTCAAGGAACCCGGCAAGGCGCCGCTCTGCGGGAACTCGGTCGGCACCGACCGCGGCTTCCTGCTGCGCGACATGGCGGCGCTGGAGAGCTACATGCACTACCGGATCGTGGACGTGTCCTCGGTCAAGGAGCTGGCGCGCCGCTGGTACCCCCGGGCGTACTTCAACAGCCCGCCGAAGAACGGCAACCACCGGGCGCTGGCGGACATCAAGGAGTCCATCGCCGAGCTGCGCTACTACCGCGAGGCGGTCTTCGTGCCGCAGCCCGGGCCCGACTCGGACACCGCCAAGGCCATCGCGGCCCGGCACGTCGTACCGGGCGCCTAG